A window of Natrinema salifodinae contains these coding sequences:
- a CDS encoding tubulin/FtsZ family protein: MKVALIGVGQAGGKITERLARFDAEMDFGAVQGALAVNSAEPDLQSLEFVDTQLIGADRVNGHGVGGDNELGTEVMQADVEQVLDAFDGRVTSRAEAIFVVAGLGGGTGSGGAPVLVHHLQQVYDVPVYALGVLPGRNEGALYQANAGRSLKTLLREADATLLIDNDAWHEQGESIEGAFERINERIAKRVGLLFAAGEAVDGVGESSVTSKTSRTRGGAAAASVVDSSEVINTLRAGGVAALGYATEIASEDSGENIRTAMTVSRQALLTGTSLPDATTAEAALLVVAGNPEAIPRKGVEKARSWLEDETGSMQVRGGDFPLDSDRLGALVLLGGAERSDRIRAFMERAKEAKEAQETESTDPAAALTDDRLEDLL; encoded by the coding sequence ATGAAAGTCGCCCTGATCGGCGTCGGCCAGGCCGGCGGCAAGATCACCGAACGGCTCGCCAGGTTCGACGCGGAAATGGACTTCGGTGCCGTCCAAGGTGCGCTGGCGGTCAACTCCGCGGAGCCCGACCTCCAATCGCTCGAGTTCGTCGACACGCAACTGATCGGCGCCGACCGCGTCAACGGTCACGGCGTCGGCGGCGACAACGAACTCGGCACGGAAGTGATGCAGGCCGACGTCGAGCAGGTGCTGGACGCGTTCGACGGCCGCGTCACCTCCCGCGCCGAGGCGATCTTCGTCGTCGCCGGGCTCGGCGGGGGGACTGGCTCGGGCGGCGCGCCCGTGCTCGTCCACCACCTCCAGCAGGTCTACGATGTCCCCGTCTACGCTCTCGGCGTGCTGCCCGGGCGCAATGAGGGGGCGCTCTACCAGGCCAACGCCGGTCGGTCGCTGAAGACGCTCCTCCGGGAGGCCGACGCGACGCTACTGATCGACAACGACGCCTGGCACGAACAGGGCGAGAGCATCGAGGGCGCCTTCGAGCGGATCAACGAGCGGATCGCCAAGCGCGTGGGCCTGCTGTTCGCGGCCGGCGAGGCCGTCGACGGGGTCGGCGAAAGTAGCGTGACGTCGAAGACGTCACGAACGAGAGGCGGCGCAGCCGCCGCTAGCGTAGTGGACTCGAGCGAGGTCATCAACACCCTCCGCGCGGGCGGGGTCGCGGCGCTGGGCTACGCCACCGAGATCGCGAGCGAGGACAGCGGCGAGAACATCCGGACGGCGATGACCGTCTCCCGCCAGGCGCTGCTGACGGGGACGAGCCTGCCCGACGCGACGACGGCCGAGGCGGCGCTGCTGGTCGTCGCCGGGAACCCGGAGGCGATCCCGCGCAAGGGCGTCGAGAAGGCCCGTAGCTGGCTCGAGGACGAGACCGGGAGCATGCAGGTCCGCGGCGGAGACTTCCCGCTGGACAGCGACCGCCTCGGTGCGCTGGTGTTGCTCGGCGGCGCGGAGCGGTCCGACCGGATCCGGGCGTTCATGGAGCGCGCGAAGGAAGCGAAGGAGGCACAGGAGACGGAATCGACGGATCCCGCCGCGGCGCTGACCGACGACCGGCTCGAGGACCTCCTCTGA
- a CDS encoding glycoside hydrolase family 2 protein: MTAERGREWTGGIVTDRDGDGVPTVAEWRPVSVPGRNAAFADADRIAYRTTVPDPRDAETDRALLEVRGAYGRAEIWMNGRHLGDHDPHFVPARFEFEPLLENELLVVCERPDSFPGIHATDEVPDDLATPGIWWDVTVESRPATFVRRLEARPRLAAGGAPEPDASGTGDAETEQRRVDTRADGAGAAIDVTAEIDTTVGVDDDLTLSLRPEGFRGAASMERLAVEAPAGERTTVSTRVPIREPSLWWPQGYGPQSRYAVRAKLGDDAVERTVAFRRVERDGEELLVNGRRIRARGFTRLPGGDPRADVRRAAEANATLLRVRGHVPPTELYDACDAAGILVWQDLPATEDGGEPALDRGLDLANAIAETYGRHPSLAMVGVREVPIDPFADPLGSGLLAKLAFRYRAWRTSVDDEPARELASEIADSLPEALPVVATAGAPGTDADATRLAPGWRYLDAANVDWLLEIDTSLGAFVGEVEVGSLTDATVDPASVPGLEPALAERWADGADDVGSSQTRQARTLKATVEALRRRDCGILAAAPLRDPGAGGGTGVISSDGSEKPAYRALADAFEPVQAILDEPPASGSGIVGITLCNDTHRARRARVAWRAGDESGETTVDVDSLDRVPAGTVAIPSDAERVDIEVSLGDRTVRNRYYL; this comes from the coding sequence ATGACTGCTGAGAGGGGCCGAGAGTGGACGGGTGGGATCGTCACGGACCGGGATGGGGACGGCGTGCCGACCGTCGCGGAGTGGCGGCCGGTGTCGGTGCCCGGTCGCAACGCGGCGTTTGCCGACGCGGACCGGATCGCCTATCGAACGACGGTTCCGGACCCGCGGGACGCGGAGACCGATCGCGCGCTGCTCGAGGTCCGGGGCGCCTACGGCCGCGCTGAGATTTGGATGAACGGCCGCCACCTGGGGGACCACGACCCCCACTTCGTGCCGGCCCGATTCGAGTTCGAGCCCCTGCTGGAGAACGAACTGCTCGTCGTCTGCGAGCGACCCGACTCGTTCCCGGGGATCCACGCGACCGACGAGGTTCCGGACGACCTCGCGACGCCGGGCATCTGGTGGGACGTCACCGTCGAATCGCGGCCGGCGACGTTCGTCCGGCGACTCGAAGCGCGGCCGCGCCTGGCCGCGGGCGGCGCACCGGAGCCGGACGCAAGCGGGACCGGGGACGCGGAGACGGAGCAACGACGTGTTGACACGCGCGCGGACGGCGCGGGCGCCGCGATCGACGTCACCGCCGAGATCGACACCACCGTCGGGGTCGACGACGACCTCACGCTCTCGCTCCGACCCGAAGGGTTCCGCGGCGCCGCCAGCATGGAGCGCCTGGCGGTCGAGGCGCCCGCGGGCGAGCGGACGACCGTCTCGACGCGGGTCCCGATCCGCGAGCCGTCGCTGTGGTGGCCCCAGGGGTACGGCCCGCAGAGTCGGTACGCGGTGCGGGCGAAACTCGGCGACGACGCCGTCGAGCGGACCGTCGCGTTCCGCCGGGTCGAACGCGACGGCGAGGAACTGCTCGTCAACGGTCGGCGCATCCGGGCTCGCGGGTTCACGCGACTGCCCGGCGGCGATCCCCGCGCGGACGTCCGGCGGGCCGCCGAGGCGAACGCGACGCTGCTTCGCGTCCGCGGGCACGTCCCGCCGACGGAGCTGTACGACGCCTGCGACGCGGCGGGAATTCTCGTCTGGCAGGACCTGCCCGCGACCGAGGACGGCGGTGAGCCCGCGCTCGATCGAGGACTCGACCTCGCGAACGCGATCGCCGAGACGTACGGCCGGCATCCGAGCCTCGCGATGGTCGGCGTCCGGGAGGTGCCGATCGATCCGTTCGCGGACCCGCTCGGGAGCGGCCTCCTCGCGAAGCTCGCGTTCCGCTATCGCGCCTGGCGGACGTCGGTCGACGACGAGCCGGCGCGGGAGCTCGCTTCCGAAATCGCCGATTCGCTCCCCGAAGCCCTCCCCGTCGTCGCGACCGCCGGCGCGCCGGGCACCGACGCCGACGCGACCCGCCTCGCGCCGGGCTGGCGGTACCTCGACGCCGCGAACGTCGACTGGCTGCTCGAGATCGACACCTCGCTGGGCGCGTTCGTCGGCGAGGTCGAGGTCGGCTCACTGACCGACGCGACCGTCGATCCCGCGTCGGTCCCCGGACTCGAGCCGGCGCTCGCGGAGCGATGGGCCGATGGAGCCGACGACGTCGGGTCCTCTCAAACCCGCCAGGCGAGGACGCTGAAGGCGACCGTGGAGGCGCTCCGGCGGCGCGATTGCGGCATACTCGCGGCGGCACCGCTCCGGGACCCGGGAGCGGGCGGCGGCACGGGCGTCATTTCGAGCGACGGCAGCGAAAAGCCCGCGTACCGCGCGCTCGCCGACGCCTTCGAGCCGGTACAGGCCATCCTCGACGAACCGCCGGCGTCAGGGTCGGGGATCGTCGGGATAACGCTCTGTAACGATACCCACCGAGCGCGAAGGGCGCGGGTCGCCTGGCGCGCCGGCGACGAGTCCGGGGAGACGACGGTCGACGTCGACTCGCTCGACCGGGTGCCCGCCGGCACGGTCGCGATTCCGTCGGACGCCGAACGAGTCGATATCGAGGTTAGCCTCGGCGATCGGACGGTCCGTAACCGGTACTATTTATAA